GGTGGCCGCGCCGGTGCTCGGGGTGCCCGGTCTGGAGGCGAGCGTGGGGGTCGTCGCGCTGGCTCCACTGGATGCCGAGGCGGTCGGTGCGCAGGTGCTCGCCGCCGCCACCGCGATCGCCACCGCGCTGAGCTGACCGCATACCACATCACGCGCACTCGGTGAGCGTTGTCCGCAGGCGGTGGTCCCGGTCGTCGTCGCGGTTGTCCACAGGGGTCGCCCGGTCGGTGAGCCGGACCGCAGGCTGCTGTCATGCCAGTTCGCACACAGCCACCGGACGCCCTGGCGTGGCAGGTCTTCCGCGGGTCGGACGTCGTCCGCCGAGGTCTGCTCACCGCCCACCAACTCCGCAACTCCGCCTGGGTCCGACTGCGGCACGACGTCTACGCCGACGCGCGGCTCGACCGCGACCACACCCTGGCCTGCCGCGCAGCGGCCCTGCAACTGCCCGCCGGGGCGGCCGTCGCCGGGCCCTCCGCGGCCTACCTGCACGGCATCGGGCACGCCGCCGACTTCGACCAGGCCGTCCACGTCCTGGTGCCACCCCGGGCCGGGCTGCGCAGTCAGCGTGGGCTCCAGGTGCACACCGAGCCCCCGCAGTCGCTGGCCGGGTTGACGATCAAGGGCGTCCCCCCGCACACCGACACCGCCCGCGCCGCCTGGGAGAGCGCGGTGTGGTTGGAGCCGAGCCGCTCGGTCGGCATCGTGGACGCGCTGCTGGGCCGGGGGCTGACCACCCGGGCGGCGTTGGACGAGGTGGCGGCCGTGAACGACGACCGTCCCGGCGGACGCCGGGCGCGCTGGGTGTTCGATCTGGCCGACCCGGCCGCGCAGTCCCCCGACGAGTCGCGGCTGCGGGTCGGGCTGGTGTTGGCCGGTCTGCCCCGCCCGGTCGCCCACCATCCGGTGCCCCTGCCCGGCGGCGTGGTGCTGCGGCCCGGCCTGGCCTGGCCGGAGCAGCGCGTGGCGGTGGAGTTCGACGGTCAGCGGCTCTATCCACTGGTCGGTGCGGGCTGGCTGGTGCGACATGTGACCGGCCGGCGCCTGCACCAGGACCTCCCCGGGGTCGCTCGCGAGATCGGCAGCGCGCTTCTCGACGGTGACCGCCGGTGACGGAGCAGAACGGGGGACGGCCCGGCCGGGGGCAACCCGGCCGGGCCGTGTGTTCGCCCGTCGAGGGCGGGTGTCCTACCCGGTCACCGGCGCAGCGGGGCGGTCACCGCCGCGTACGCGTCGATGATGCCGTGGCCGTAGAAGCCGTTGAAGTTCACCGAACCGTCGCAGTACGCGTCGAACTCGGCCGGCCGGCCCTCGTCGGTGTAGGTCTGCAACCGAGGTTCGGGGCAGGCCCGCTCGGTGGCGGTGCGGAGCAGGTGCTTCTCGACCAGCTTCGGAGCCAGGCCGAAGCCGCCCCGGCCCTGCGGCTTGCCGAACCTGCTCACGATGAGCGCGGCCACGCCGGAGGCGTGCGGAGCGGCCATCGAGGTGCCCTGGAGGTACGTGTAGTAGCCGCACTGCCCGTTGGCCTTGCACTCCTTGAACACGAAGGTCTCGGCGCCCGGCACCACGTTGCCGGCCTCGTCGACCGTCCCCTCCTCCTGGAGCACCTTCTTCGGGTAGGTGGAGAGGATCATGTTGGCGTCGGTGCGGAACGTGTCGGTGCCGAACCCGTCGCGGAACCATCCACCCGGTGCGGCCACCGCCGTCTGCTCGGTGCCGTAGTTGGAGTAGTCGGCCTTCTTGCCGGACGGGCCGACCGAGGACACGCTGATCACGTGCGGCCCCTCGGCGGGCAGGTCCCAGCAGCTGTCGTTGTCGATCTCCCGGGGGTACGGCGCGACGTCACCGTAGTTCGGGCTGGACACGTCGGTCCGGGGGTCGCCCAGGTCCTCGTGGTTGTTGCCGAGCGCGCCGACCAGGGTCACGCCCCGGTTGTGGGCATAGGTCAGGGCCCGCTTCATGGCGCGGATGGTGGCCCGCTGCGCCGCCTGCGCCTCCGGGGAGTCGGCCGGGTTGGCGGTGCAGTTATAGAGCCACGGGTCGACGTAGAACGACATGTTCACCACGTCCAGGCCCGACCGGCCGGCGTGCAGCAGCGCGTTGACCACCGGGTTCAGGAAGAAGTACCCGGAGTCCTGGCCGCCCTTGAGGTTGACCAGGGAGACCTTCGGGGCGACGCCGGAGAGGCCGAAGCCGTTGGCGGCGGCACCGATGGTGCCGGCGACGTGCGTACCGTGCCCGCCGTCGTCGGTGCCGGCCGGGTCGAGGCAGCTCGCCACCTCGCACTCCCCGTCGATCTCGGGGATGTCCGGGGCGAAGTTGCGCGACAGGGCCCAGTTGAAGTTGGGCGCGATGTCCGGGTGGGCGGCGTCGACGCCGGTGTCCAGCACACCGACGGTCACCCGACGGTCGCCCGGCTCGATCTTGCGCGCCTTGTCGGCCCGGATCATCTCCAGGCCCCAGAGCTTGTCGTCGAGTGGGTCCAGCTTCTTGCCCCGCTGCTTACCGGTCCCCTTCGCGGCGGCCACGGCCAGCAGGTGTTCCTGCTCGACCCGGTCCAGCTTGGGCTTGCGGCCGATCGCCTTCTGCTCGGCGGCGCCGATCAGAGCAGCGGCGGCCGTCGCCTTCGTCGCGAAGTCGGCCCGGTCACTGGTCACCTGGAACACGCCGACCTCGTCGGTGCGGGACACCACGGTCCCGCCGGCCGACCGGATCGCGGCGAGGGCCGCGTCGGCGGAGAACCCGTCCTCCGCGACCACGGTGAACGTTCGGACGGTCGTCGGCTCGGCGCTGGCCGGCACGCCCAAACCCGTCACCGTGAGTGCCAGTGCCGCCGCGGTCGCGACGACACCGACGGTGAAGCGCTTGCTCACCACATCGAATCCTCTCTTTGAGGGACGTGGCGTCATCAGACATCAACGCATGACGTTTCGCCAGACCGGCGTCGCTTACGCGGAGGAAGATCCGCTTCGCCGGAAAGGCCGACCAGGACGGCAGGCAACTCCGCGAGCGAGGACACTGTCGCGTCCGGCAGCACACCGGCCGGGAGCGAGTCGCCCCGTCGGTTCAGCCAGATCGCCCGCAGACCGGCCCGCTGCGCCCCGACCACGTCGAACGCCGGGTTGTCCCCGACGTGCACCACCTGCGACGGCGGCACCCCGGCAGCTGCGCACACCGCTTCGTAGAACTCGGGCGCCGGCTTCTTGGGCAGGCCGTCCTCGTGTGCGTACACCTCGAAGGAGAACTCACCGGCCAGGCCGCAGCGTTCCGCGCGGCTGTTGCCGTTCGTCGCGAAGCCGAGCGCCCACCGCGCCCGCAGTGCGGTGAGCGCGGGCAGCACGTCGGGGAAGGGCCGGGTGAGCGCGAAGCGGCGGGCGAAGAAGACCCCGGCCAACTCGTCCAGGTGGCCGCCGAGGTCCG
Above is a window of Verrucosispora sp. NA02020 DNA encoding:
- a CDS encoding HAD family hydrolase, whose amino-acid sequence is MLSTVVFDADETLLDLRPAVAGGLVTVLDEMRRLTPAAAEVSLADLESDWDAVFGDLASAPVTEIRRAALARSLARADLGGHLDELAGVFFARRFALTRPFPDVLPALTALRARWALGFATNGNSRAERCGLAGEFSFEVYAHEDGLPKKPAPEFYEAVCAAAGVPPSQVVHVGDNPAFDVVGAQRAGLRAIWLNRRGDSLPAGVLPDATVSSLAELPAVLVGLSGEADLPPRKRRRSGETSCVDV
- a CDS encoding S8 family serine peptidase, with the translated sequence MSKRFTVGVVATAAALALTVTGLGVPASAEPTTVRTFTVVAEDGFSADAALAAIRSAGGTVVSRTDEVGVFQVTSDRADFATKATAAAALIGAAEQKAIGRKPKLDRVEQEHLLAVAAAKGTGKQRGKKLDPLDDKLWGLEMIRADKARKIEPGDRRVTVGVLDTGVDAAHPDIAPNFNWALSRNFAPDIPEIDGECEVASCLDPAGTDDGGHGTHVAGTIGAAANGFGLSGVAPKVSLVNLKGGQDSGYFFLNPVVNALLHAGRSGLDVVNMSFYVDPWLYNCTANPADSPEAQAAQRATIRAMKRALTYAHNRGVTLVGALGNNHEDLGDPRTDVSSPNYGDVAPYPREIDNDSCWDLPAEGPHVISVSSVGPSGKKADYSNYGTEQTAVAAPGGWFRDGFGTDTFRTDANMILSTYPKKVLQEEGTVDEAGNVVPGAETFVFKECKANGQCGYYTYLQGTSMAAPHASGVAALIVSRFGKPQGRGGFGLAPKLVEKHLLRTATERACPEPRLQTYTDEGRPAEFDAYCDGSVNFNGFYGHGIIDAYAAVTAPLRR